ACGGCGACTGATGTTACCGATGGGAAACGGACCAAGTCGGTCGACCAAGAGCACACTGACGCCGAAGACGCCGAGTAGGCGGCGACTACTCCGATGTCTCGTCGGCGGGAACGGCTTCGGCCTGCCACTCGTCGACCAACTGTTCGGCGGCTTCGCGGTTTTCGACAACTTCGTACTCGTAGCCGCGTCCCTCGTTGGCCTGATACAGCCGGTCGAGTCGGACCGCAAACTGGTCGTCAGTGCGTCGACGGAGCCGGATGCTTGCGTTGTCGTCGGCGCGAGTCCACTCTTCGAGACCGTCTTCGGCTGTCGTCTGCTCCCAATCCATGCCGTATCAACGGGAGGCGGCTACACGTACGTTACGGAACGTACCTTTCATACTGTCTGCTGTAGACGGTTCCCGCTTGACCACCTAACGGTCGGGGTCAAGACGGGAACTTCCTACAGCAAACCGTATCAGTCGGACTGAGCGGTTGCAGCCAGCTGCTGTTCCTCACCGCCTTCGGCCGACCGAATGACCGTTCCACAGTTCGGACAGAGCGGGTAACCGAAATCGTCGTATCGGGTTGCAGTTGGAATGATGTTACAGGAGGGACACGCGTTCGCGGAGAGCCATTGGAAGGGCATACACCATCTGTTTTCGGTATCCTACCTAAGTAATCGGCCTCTAGCTTTTAAAGCGATGTTTCAGACACTGGTTTCGGTCGACACTGCTTTGGAGATGGCCGGACAGATACTGCCATGTCATCACATGCGGATCGATTGGCGGCCTGTCGACGGCGGCTTGCGGATGTCGACGCCGATGGGATCGTTTGTTTCCCGAGTCGAAATCTCGAATATCTCACCGGCTTCGCCGAGGAGCCAAGCGAGCGAGCACTGTTTTTGTTTCTGACGACCGATCACGAACCGGTGTTTTTCGTCCCCGAACTGGCCGCGCAACAAATTGAGGACCGAACTCCAGTCGACAGAATTCGAACGTGGAGCGACAGCGAGGGACCGACCGAACCGCTTGCAGAGTTGTGTTCGGAGCTTGGGCTCGACGGTGGCCACCTCCTTGTCGACGAGACGATGTGGGCGCGGTTTACCCAGCTGCTGGAGTCGATACTCCCGAATACGACGTTTGGACTGGCCGACGAGCTACTGGCTGAACTTCGGATACGGAAGGACAACGCCGAACTCGCCGCACTCCGCCGGGCTGCGACAGCTGCCGACACTGCAATGACGGCTGTTCGAGAGCTCGGCTCCGAGGCGGTCGGGATGACTGAAGCCGAACTCGCTAGCCGGATCGAAGCCGAACTCACCGCTGCTGGTGGGAAAGAACCTTCATTTGAGCTAATCGTCGGCTCGGGGGCCAACGGCGCAATGCCACACCACACCCATGGCGACCGTACCATCGAATCGGGCGACCCTGTGGTTCTGGATTTCGGAACCCGCGTCGACGGCTACCCCTCCGACCAAACCCGAACAGTTGTCTTCGACGGCGAGCCCAGCGAGGAGTTTAAAAGGGTCCACGATATCGTCAACCGGGCACAGCAGGCCGCTATCGAGACTGTTGAGCCGGGGATGACCGCAGGGAAGGTCGACGCGGCGGTCCGCGAGATCATCAGGGAGGCGGGCTACGGCGAGCAGTTCATCCACCGGACGGGCCACGGCGTCGGCCTTGATATTCACGAAGAACCACTGATCGTCGACGGTAGTGACCGCCTACTCGAACCACAGATGGTGTTTTCGGTGGAGCCGGGTGTATATCTCTCTGGCGAGTTCGGCGTCCGAATCGAGGATCTCGTGGTTGTAACTCAGGATGGCTGTGAGCGACTCAATACCACGTCGCGCGAGTGGCGTATATAACAATTAGTCAGCGACTACTCGTCTTCGTCGGCGTCGTCTTCTTCTTCTTCGTCGGTGGCCAGCAGTTCGGTTTCTTCGAGGACAGCTTCGACCTCGTCGACCGAGTACTGGTGGTAAGCTTCGTCCTCAACGGTGATCGTCGCCAGACCGAGTCCATCCGGTTCGAGCAGTTCATCTGTGGCATCCGACAGCGCGCCGAGTGCGAGTTCGATTCCCTCGTCGAGAGTCAGTTCCTCGGTGAATCCTTCTTCGAGGTATTCACGGATGTCGGCTCTGTTCTCGCCGATAGCCAGTGCTTTCCACTCGTAGGGCGTCCCCGACGGATCGGTCTCGAACAGTCGTGGCTCGCCGTTTTCGATGCCGCCGACCACCAG
This sequence is a window from Halohasta litchfieldiae. Protein-coding genes within it:
- a CDS encoding DUF7543 family protein; the encoded protein is MDWEQTTAEDGLEEWTRADDNASIRLRRRTDDQFAVRLDRLYQANEGRGYEYEVVENREAAEQLVDEWQAEAVPADETSE
- a CDS encoding M24 family metallopeptidase codes for the protein MSSHADRLAACRRRLADVDADGIVCFPSRNLEYLTGFAEEPSERALFLFLTTDHEPVFFVPELAAQQIEDRTPVDRIRTWSDSEGPTEPLAELCSELGLDGGHLLVDETMWARFTQLLESILPNTTFGLADELLAELRIRKDNAELAALRRAATAADTAMTAVRELGSEAVGMTEAELASRIEAELTAAGGKEPSFELIVGSGANGAMPHHTHGDRTIESGDPVVLDFGTRVDGYPSDQTRTVVFDGEPSEEFKRVHDIVNRAQQAAIETVEPGMTAGKVDAAVREIIREAGYGEQFIHRTGHGVGLDIHEEPLIVDGSDRLLEPQMVFSVEPGVYLSGEFGVRIEDLVVVTQDGCERLNTTSREWRI